The Halichoerus grypus chromosome 15, mHalGry1.hap1.1, whole genome shotgun sequence genome includes a window with the following:
- the LOC144380318 gene encoding LOW QUALITY PROTEIN: uncharacterized protein LOC144380318 (The sequence of the model RefSeq protein was modified relative to this genomic sequence to represent the inferred CDS: substituted 1 base at 1 genomic stop codon) — MTPFPKNHSECHKCGEVFYQSSNLTIHETIRVGENPYEHNQCGKPLNQSSNIDDHQRIHEGKNPFRCKECGKAFDLDSTLSQHQQIGEKTYKCEEGGKSFKDCSSLNRHRQIHTGEKLYICKECGKAFKRLHHLTQHHRIHTGEKPYKCQECGKAFNHQSNLIKHHRIHTGEKPYLCNDCGKAFRFRSILTEHHRIHTGEKPYKCKECAKAFNSQSNLTQHYKVHTGEKPYKCKECDKAFNHHSTLTEHQRIHTGVKPYKCKECGKAFKFHSNLTKHHRIHSADKPYQCKECGKVFKLRSTLTGHHRIHSAEKPYKCKECDKAFKRQSALNRHHRIHSREKPYRCEECGKTFKDCSSLNAHRQIHTGEKLYKCKQCGKAFNGHSNLTRHHRVHTGERLYKCKECGKAFTLHSLLTQHHRIHTGERPYQCKECGKAFNHRCTLTRHHRIHTGERPYQCKECGKAFNRQSILRQHYKIHTGQKPXKCEECGKAFKLHSTLARHHRIHTGEIGDALLHWVELMHT; from the exons ATGACTCCATTTCCAAAGAACCATAGTGAATGTCATAAATGTGGGGAAGTCTTTTATCAGAGCTCTAACCTTACTATACATGAGACTATCCGTGTGGGAGAGAATCCTTACGAACATAATCAGTGTGGGAAACCTCTTAACCAGTCCTCCAATATTGATGATCATCAGAGAATTCATGAGGGAAAAAACCCATTCAGATG taaagaatgtggtAAAGCCTTTGACTTGGACTCAACACTATCTCAACATCAGCAAATTGGAGAGAAAACATATAAATGTGAAGAAGGTGGTAAAAGCTTTAAGGACTGCTCATCACTAAATAGACACAGGCAAATCCATACCGGAGAGAAACTTTACATATGTAAAGAATGCGGCAAGGCCTTTAAGAGGCTACACCACCTTACTcaacatcacagaattcatactggagagaaaccttacaaatgtcaAGAATGCGGCAAGGCCTTTAACCATCAATCAAACCTTATTAaacatcacagaattcatactggagagaaaccttacctATGTAACGACTGTGGTAAAGCCTTCAGATTTCGCTCAATCCTTACTGAACATCACagaattcacactggagagaaaccttacaaatgtaaagaatgtgcCAAGGCCTTTAACAGTCAATCAAACCTTACTCAACATTATAAagttcatactggagagaaaccttacaaatgtaaagaatgtgaCAAGGCCTTTAACCACCACTCAACACTTACtgaacatcagagaattcatactggagtgAAGCCTTACAAATGCAAAGAATGTGGCAAAGCCTTTAAGTTTCACTCAAACCTTACTAAACATCACAGAATTCATAGTGCAGACAAACCTTAccaatgtaaagaatgtggcaaAGTCTTTAAATTACGCTCAACCCTTACGGGACATCACAGAATTCATAGTGcagagaaaccttacaaatgtaaagaatgtgaCAAGGCCTTTAAGAGGCAGTCAGCCCTTAATCGACATCACAGAATTCATAGTAGAGAGAAACCGTACAGATGTGAAGAATGTGGTAAAACCTTTAAGGACTGCTCATCACTAAATGCACATAGGCAAATCCATACTGGCGAGAAACTCTACAAATGTAAACAATGTGGCAAAGCCTTTAACGGGCACTCAAACCTTACTCGGCATCACAGAGTCCACACTGGTGAGAGACTCtacaaatgtaaagaatgtggcaaAGCCTTTACATTGCACTCACTACTTACTcaacatcacagaattcatactggagagagacCTTAccaatgtaaagaatgtggcaaGGCCTTTAACCATCGCTGCACCCTTACTCgacatcacagaattcatactggagagagacCTTAccaatgtaaagaatgtggcaaGGCCTTTAACAGACAATCAATCCTTAGGCAACATTACAAAATTCATACTGGACAGAAACCGTAAAAATGTGAGGAATGTGGTAAAGCCTTTAAATTACACTCAACCCTTGCTCgacatcacagaattcatacCGGAGAGATAGGAGATGCCCTTCTTCATTGGGTGGAACTCATGCATACCTAA